Proteins encoded in a region of the Maniola jurtina chromosome 12, ilManJurt1.1, whole genome shotgun sequence genome:
- the LOC123870478 gene encoding uncharacterized protein LOC123870478 → MIRFNYFLVGLIGYLVAESNAGVASFIKPCKADDKACITASSQAALSTMVNGIPDLGVPTIDPMIIDSVRSDGNDLKLGFREITVTGVRKCKILGMERNTEKSTMTLVAECPLHGVGKYDLNGKIGPIVAYGDGDFEIHTKNVKFTVELRIKDIKKNGLKHWKITGFDYSYDLVEKVHIDLKNLFDGDEERAKPLKQILDTNSNELVQEIGKDLIRQLIAAYVGACEKLFLNVPAKELEISMPFITPCKPNDQKCILSSGKKALPFITAGVPALGLPVVDPIFIESARSDGANLKLGFRNMKITGVTKCKIIELGRNPGKQTMKMTVECPLTGVGQYDLKGKLSFIEAWGDGDFKIYTDKVKITVEIKTKVIEKNGKKHWKITGFDYSYEMLDKVYFDLKNLFGGDDKRAQPFREVLDHSWKEMIDEVGGPIIKQLIGKYVDVAKAFMLAVPVNELELQP, encoded by the exons ATGATTCGTTTCAATTACTTTTTGGTTGGACTGATCGGCTATTTGGTTGCTGAATCTAATGCAGGTGTTG CATCATTCATCAAGCCCTGCAAAGCAGATGACAAGGCATGCATTACAGCCAGTTCCCAAGCAGCGCTCTCAACCATGGTCAATGGTATACCTGACCTAGGAGTCCCCACCATTGATCCCATGATCATTGACTCTGTACGATCTGATGGAAATGACTTGAAACTTGGATTCAGAGAAATTACAGTCACCGGTGTTAGAAAATGCAAGATTCTAGGAATGGA ACGCAACACAGAGAAAAGTACCATGACCTTGGTAGCTGAATGTCCTCTCCACGGCGTTGGCAAATACGATCTGAATGGCAAAATAGGACCCATCGTGGCTTATGGGGACGGCGATTTCGAAATTCATACTA AAAATGTCAAATTCACAGTTGAACTTAGAATCAAGGACATTAAAAAGAATGGCCTCAAGCACTGGAAAATAACCGGTTTCGACTACAGTTACGACTTAGTGGAAAAGGTTCACATCGACCTGAAGAATCTGTTTGACGGTGACGAGGAAAGGG CGAAGCctctaaaacaaattttggaCACAAATTCGAACGAGCTCGTACAAGAAATCGGAAAGGATCTTATTAGACAACTCATAGCGGCGTATGTGGGGGCCTGCGAGAAATTATTCCTCAACGTTCCTGCCAAAGAACTTGAAATTTCTA TGCCTTTCATCACGCCGTGTAAACCAAACGATCAGAAATGCATTCTGTCCAGCGGGAAAAAGGCGTTGCCTTTCATTACCGCTGGTGTACCTGCACTGGGGTTGCCTGTCGTCGATCCTATATTTATCGAATCTGCCAGAAGTGATGGTGCCAATTTGAAACTCGGCTTCAGAAACATGAAGATCACTGGTGTTACCAAATGCAAGATTATTGAACTTGG ACGTAATCCAGGGAAGCAAACTATGAAGATGACCGTTGAGTGTCCTCTTACTGGAGTTGGTCAGTACGACCTGAAAGGCAAGCTGTCCTTTATCGAAGCGTGGGGGGACGGCGACTTTAAAATCTATACTG ACAAAGTCAAAATCACAGTTGAAATCAAAACTAAAGTAATAGAAAAGAATGGAAAGAAGCACTGGAAGATAACCGGATTCGACTACAGCTACGAAATGTTAGACAAGGTCTACTTCGATCTCAAAAATCTATTCGGTGGTGACGATAAACGGG CCCAGCCTTTCCGAGAAGTCCTCGACCACAGTTGGAAGGAGATGATTGACGAAGTAGGCGGCCCCATCATCAAGCAACTCATAGGTAAATACGTGGACGTCGCCAAGGCGTTCATGCTAGCCGTCCCGGTTAACGAACTCGAACTTCAACCATAA